Proteins encoded together in one Thermomonospora curvata DSM 43183 window:
- a CDS encoding PQQ-dependent sugar dehydrogenase, translated as MPIDIRKAIALGAGAIVLAGCSSGSGDGAPPPPPPPAATGRPSPAVTATVSPTRPRELVRGLRVPWAIAFLPGGDALVTERDSARLLRVSPQGALSEVGKVPGVRPGGEGGLLGVAVSPSYERDRQIYLYFTADEDNRVVRFRYDGDGLSKPQPIVTGIPKGGIHNGGRIAFGPDGMLYIATGEAGRTDLAQDRGSLGGKILRVTPEGKAAPGNPFASRIWSYGHRNVQGLAWKGERLFATEFGQNRFDEINLIERGRNYGWPEVEGGRDGDDRYADPLVTWTTDEASPSGLAYASGSLWAAALRGQRLWQIPVDDTGTVGRPIAHYEGRYGRLRAVVRAPDGSLWVTTSNHDGRRAGGPMEGDDRILVIPLRR; from the coding sequence ATGCCCATCGACATCCGCAAGGCCATCGCGCTGGGCGCGGGAGCGATCGTGCTGGCCGGGTGCTCCTCCGGCTCCGGCGACGGCGCGCCGCCCCCGCCTCCGCCGCCCGCCGCCACCGGGCGGCCCTCCCCGGCCGTCACCGCGACGGTCTCCCCCACGCGGCCGCGGGAGCTGGTGCGCGGGCTGCGCGTGCCCTGGGCGATCGCCTTCCTGCCCGGCGGGGACGCGCTGGTCACCGAACGCGACAGCGCCCGGCTGCTGCGGGTGAGCCCGCAGGGCGCGCTCAGCGAGGTCGGGAAGGTCCCGGGGGTGCGGCCCGGCGGCGAGGGCGGCCTGCTGGGAGTGGCGGTGTCCCCCTCCTATGAGCGGGACCGGCAGATCTACCTGTACTTCACCGCGGACGAGGACAACCGGGTCGTGCGGTTCCGCTATGACGGCGATGGGCTGTCGAAGCCGCAGCCGATCGTCACCGGAATCCCCAAGGGCGGCATCCACAACGGGGGCCGGATCGCGTTCGGCCCCGACGGGATGCTGTACATCGCCACCGGTGAGGCGGGGCGGACCGACCTGGCGCAGGACCGCGGGTCGCTGGGCGGCAAGATCCTGCGGGTCACCCCGGAGGGGAAGGCGGCCCCCGGCAACCCGTTCGCCTCCCGCATCTGGTCCTACGGGCACCGCAACGTGCAGGGGCTGGCCTGGAAGGGCGAGCGGCTGTTCGCCACCGAGTTCGGGCAGAACCGCTTCGATGAGATCAATCTGATCGAGCGGGGCCGCAACTACGGATGGCCCGAGGTCGAAGGCGGCCGGGACGGCGATGACCGCTATGCCGACCCGCTGGTGACGTGGACGACCGACGAGGCCTCCCCGTCCGGCCTGGCGTACGCGAGCGGGTCGCTGTGGGCCGCCGCGCTGCGCGGGCAGCGGCTGTGGCAGATCCCGGTGGACGACACCGGCACGGTGGGCCGTCCCATCGCGCACTACGAGGGCCGCTACGGGCGGCTGCGCGCGGTGGTGCGGGCCCCGGACGGTTCACTGTGGGTGACCACCAGCAACCACGACGGCCGCCGCGCGGGCGGACCCATGGAGGGTGACGACCGGATCTTGGTCATTCCGCTGCGGCGGTGA
- the gatB gene encoding Asp-tRNA(Asn)/Glu-tRNA(Gln) amidotransferase subunit GatB, with the protein MTAPTLVPYEEALAKYEPVLGVETHIELGTATKMFCGCPTTFGAPPNTQVCPVCLGLPGSLPVTNKAAIEGIIKIGLALNCTIAEWCRFARKNYFYPDMPKNYQISQYDEPLCVDGYLDVEVDGETFRIGIERVHMEEDTGKSLHVGGATGRIHGADYSLVDYNRAGIPLVEIVTKPITGTGDKAPLVARAYATELRELVRALGVSDVRMEEGSMRCDINVSLAPRGATEWGTRTETKNVNSLRSVERAVRHEIERQAAVLESGGKVVQETRHFHEDTGTTTPGRSKEEAQDYRYFPEPDLVPLAPSREWVEQLRASLPELPAARRRRVQAEWGLTDLELRDVVNAGALDLIEQTVKAGCAPGPARKWWMNELSRRATEQGVELDELPITPAQVARVQALIDEGSLNDKLARQVFEGVLAGEGDPDEVVAARGLKVVSDEGELAAIVDQVIAENADAADKVRAGKVAAAGALVGAVMKATRGQADAARARELILQKLGAS; encoded by the coding sequence ATGACTGCTCCGACACTGGTGCCGTACGAGGAGGCGCTGGCCAAGTACGAGCCGGTGCTGGGCGTGGAGACCCACATCGAGCTGGGGACCGCCACGAAGATGTTCTGCGGCTGCCCCACCACCTTCGGCGCGCCGCCCAACACCCAGGTCTGCCCGGTGTGCCTGGGGCTGCCGGGCTCGCTGCCGGTGACCAACAAGGCGGCCATCGAGGGGATCATCAAGATCGGGCTGGCGCTGAACTGCACCATCGCCGAGTGGTGCCGTTTCGCCCGCAAGAACTACTTCTACCCCGACATGCCGAAGAACTACCAGATCTCCCAGTACGACGAGCCGTTGTGCGTCGACGGGTATCTGGACGTGGAGGTCGACGGGGAGACCTTCCGCATCGGCATCGAACGGGTCCACATGGAGGAGGACACCGGCAAGTCCCTCCACGTGGGCGGCGCCACCGGGCGCATCCACGGGGCCGACTACTCGCTGGTGGACTACAACCGGGCCGGCATCCCGCTGGTGGAGATCGTCACCAAGCCGATCACCGGCACCGGTGACAAGGCGCCGCTGGTGGCCCGCGCCTACGCCACCGAGCTGCGCGAGCTGGTGCGCGCCCTGGGGGTCTCGGACGTGCGCATGGAGGAGGGCTCCATGCGCTGCGACATCAACGTGTCGCTGGCGCCGCGCGGCGCGACCGAGTGGGGCACCCGCACCGAGACCAAGAACGTCAACTCGCTGCGCTCGGTGGAGCGGGCCGTCCGGCACGAGATCGAACGGCAGGCCGCGGTGCTGGAATCCGGCGGCAAGGTCGTCCAGGAGACCCGGCACTTCCACGAGGACACCGGCACCACCACCCCCGGCCGCAGCAAGGAGGAGGCCCAGGACTACCGCTACTTCCCCGAGCCGGACCTGGTGCCGCTGGCGCCGTCCCGGGAGTGGGTGGAGCAGCTGCGGGCCTCGCTGCCGGAGCTGCCGGCCGCCCGCCGCCGCCGGGTGCAGGCCGAGTGGGGCCTGACCGACCTGGAGCTGCGGGACGTGGTCAACGCCGGGGCGCTGGATCTGATCGAGCAGACCGTCAAGGCCGGCTGCGCCCCCGGCCCGGCCCGCAAGTGGTGGATGAACGAGCTGTCGCGCCGCGCCACCGAGCAGGGCGTGGAGCTGGATGAGCTGCCCATCACCCCGGCGCAGGTGGCCCGCGTCCAGGCGCTGATCGACGAGGGCTCCCTCAACGACAAGCTGGCCCGCCAGGTCTTCGAGGGCGTGCTGGCCGGCGAGGGCGACCCCGATGAGGTGGTGGCCGCTCGCGGCCTGAAGGTCGTCAGCGACGAGGGCGAGCTGGCCGCCATCGTCGATCAGGTCATCGCCGAGAACGCCGACGCCGCCGACAAGGTCCGCGCCGGCAAGGTCGCCGCGGCCGGCGCCCTGGTCGGCGCGGTCATGAAGGCCACCCGCGGCCAGGCCGACGCCGCCCGCGCCCGCGAGCTGATCCTGCAGAAGCTCGGCGCCTCCTGA